Below is a window of Mus caroli chromosome 2, CAROLI_EIJ_v1.1, whole genome shotgun sequence DNA.
gtcagggggaggggaaaagagaggtgTCCGGGTGGCCCCGGGTCAGCGGCAGCTCCCTCGCGAGCTcgcctcccctctcctctccgcAGACCGCCCCTGGGGCCCTGGGTATTTTTAGCGTTGTGACCTGGGCGGCAGCTCTAAGAGCCTTTCTGGAGTCCGCGTCTGCGGCTCCCTTCTCCCTAGCTAGCTGGCAGCCACATCAGCTCCAGGCACTGACTTGGCCCTGCCTCTATCATTAGTTTCGGGTCCCTCCTGAGCTACCCCAGTACTCGAGGACCTGGCCACGCGCTGTGATTACACTGTGGCCAGATGAGGTTTATTGGAGGATGACAGTGTGGTCCTCACCCTAGAGCTTCCCCTGTTCCCTGTGATGCATGGGTTCAGTAGTGTACCAGGAACGGGGATGAATGCACAGGGCTGGCCCCAGAGCTCTGGTGTTCTGCAAAACTCAGTATTGGCAATCTAGACACCTGGTCTGAACTGTACTCAGTCCCCACCCTTCTAGTTGGTACTTACTAACTTGGGAAATAAGCCAAACAGATGTGTGAGAGGAGGGGACAACTCTGAGAGTTCAGAGGACAGGTGCTCAGTCCTCTACAAACAGCCCTCCTTCCCGAAGTATATTGTCAGATAGTGTTTGAGGTAGGTAGGATGATACCTTCAGGTGGGACCCCTGGggccagaaagaggcagaggcaagtcaGGAAGTTAGGTCTTTGCCCTCAGAGAAAGGGTTTGGAGGTGATGAggattgtggtggtggtgtgtgtgtgtgtgtgtgttttgggggggcAGGAAGCATGGAGTATTATTGACTTTGCTATAGTCTTTGAGTTTTGTAAGGACTGGGAAGAACCAGAGGTATAGCGCCCCATACTTCATCCATCTTGCCCTGTTCTTCCCTGGCCTTCAGAGGGGAGCTGGGTCCATCAAATGGCCAGCCCCTTCCAGTCTCTCAGAAGGGCATGTAGGCAGTTAGCCAGCATTGGCAGCCTTCATTAACGACAGGCTCTTGCGGTGCCTGGAACTGACATCCCCTTTGTGGAACCAGGGCCAGCCTCGCCCCTTTCTGAGTCTTGTTTCACAGAAGCGAAAGAGGCTGCTGAGGCCAGAGCTGTCCAGACTGGAAGTGAGGCTGTGCTGCTGGGATGCCAGCTGTCAAGGGGCTCCATATGCCTAGGCCCCCACTGCGTTCTTTCTCATCCCCACATCTGTGCTTGCCTTACCCTCTTCCCGCACAGGGGCTGACATGGACCCAAATCCGAGAGCAGCCCTGGAGCGCCAACAGCTGCGGCTCCGGGAGAGGCAGAAATTCTTTGAGGACATTTTACAGCCAGAGACAGAGTTTGTCTTCCCCCTGTCCCATCTGCACCTTGAGTCACAAAGACGTAAGTTTCAAGTTGTGAGGAATGGAATTGGGCTAGGTTGGGAAAGGTGTCCTTGTGGCTTTCAGATCTTGGGAGCCAGCTCCCTTCCTGTTTTTGTGGCCCAATTTGGGGTCTTTCAGGTACATGTGATCATCTCTCAGCTCTAGCCTGGTCTGTTTGCTCTCCTCCCTTGTGTGCAGCCCCCATAGGTAGCATCTCATCTATGGAAGTGAATGTGGACACACTGGAGCAAGTGGAGTTTATTGATCTTGCGGATCAGGATGGAGCAGATGTGTTCTTGCCTTGTGAGGAGTCCCCGCCAGCTCCCCAGATGTCTGGTATGTCCTCTGCTTTGGGAATCTGAGTACCATTTGGCCAGAGCTGGATatttgggccagaaaagaaagaggtTGTAGGTCTGAGCCAGGGAAGAATCTTAAGTAGAAGTTGGAAGTATGTGTTTTTGCTAGAGAAACAGTTGGCTGCTCTCATCTAGGGAAGTTGACTCTAAGGGGCAACTGAGGTATAGATTCCTCAGTCAAAGTTCTAGCAGTGGCTAGCTAGTTtagcttttaaagttttatatttgtGGAATTAACATAATTACTAtcaattttttttggttttttgtttgtttgtttgtttttcgagacaatctttctctgtgtagccctggctgtccttgaactcatagagatccacctgcctctgcctcccagcatgctgggattaaagatgtgtaccaccatgtatGGCTATAATATTAGttattttaataacttatttttattttatgtgcattggtgttctgcctgcatgtatgtctgggtgagggtattggatcttggagttacagacagttacaAGCTGCCAtttaggtgctgggatttgaactcacaaggTTTTCTCTTGACCCCAATGTTGTGTCAAGGTAGGGAGTAGGCTCTTCATTTCCTAAAGAAGCTACGGGCTAGGTATGAGTTTAGAAGCACAGTTTACACAATATGCTTGCCTGGCAAGTACTCTTGAGTTTGATTTTAGcactgaaaaaattaaaaagaagtaaaagaaaatgaggctcagagaagttcaGTCACATAGGCAGGAAGTAGAATGCTCATATTCAAACCCTCTGCCTGGCTCCAGACCCTGAATGCTTACCAAGTTAGACTCATACTCTTATTTTAAACAGCTCCTTAGGTCCGTCGCTCCTTCTGATAacagccctcaggaagcagaggcaggagggaggatcccaagtttgaagccagctacAGAGCAAGGCCCAGTCTAAAAAACCAAATAGCTCTTATTTCCTCATGGCCTCTCATTTCCTCATGGCCTCTCAGACATTTGATACACATTCTTAGGACTTTACCCTAAGAACTTAGAAATGCAGGTATCCCTTCCCCAGGAAGAGCAGAGTCCTTGGTAGGGAAAATGGCTTCCCTAAAGCTCTCCAGGAAGAAATGAGAGGAGGAGCCTGAACTTTCAGATTTTGACACCGGGGATGTCAAAAGATGGTACAGTGATATGGAAGGGGCTGGAGGTTCTAATTCTGGCTCCTCACTGACTGGGAAGTAATTCTGGACACGTGCCAGCCCTCTGTACTTTTTTCTGGCCAGATTCATATCTGAGTTCTCTAGCCCTGTGTGTGGCCCTGACCCGCTCTTCTGTCTGGGCAGGAGTGGATGACCATCCAGAGGAGCTGAGCCTGCTGGTACCCACGTCTGACAGGACCACATCCCGgacctcctccttgtcctctgactcctccaACCTGCGCAGTCCAAATCCAAGTGATGGAGGAGGAGACACTCCCTTGGCACAGTCTGATGAGGAGGACGGGGATGACGGAGGGGCAGAGCCTGGACCCTGCAGCTAGCAGTGGGCCTCGTACAGACTGAGCAGTCCGGCTGTTCTCCATGGAGAGGAGACCTAGGCCCCGCAGAGCCTGGAGAAGCCCTGACACTTTCCTTACCTCAGCAccaaagggagggaaggatggtggACGGTGTGCCTGCGAGTTAGCCTCCCCTGCTTTACCGCTAACGCTATACTGCTGCCACGCCCCCACAGTGCTTTTCTTCTGAGGTAGGACTTCCACGTGAGACTCTAGAGGTGAGGTGGGACAAGATGCAACTGCTTCCTTAGTCCCCTCCTGCCCCCAGATGATCCTGTTGTCTTCCACAGAGTCTCCTAAGCCAGTGTCTCTGAGGGGAAGTTCTTAGGAGTTCCACTTTCCAGTTATCCTGCCTCTATAAGTTCTTTTGGGAACAGGATAtggtataaataataaataataatataccACTCATTTCACCTCATTCTTCATATTGCAAAGATACCAACCCCACTGTCATTAACTAACTAGTGTCATATCTCCATCACTCATTCACTCCATTTTGCCAAGAGGTACTTGGGAATTTCATCTCTGCAAggcattgggaagagagtcctgAGTAAGATGGAGTACTTTCCTGTTTTCACAGAGTTACTGTCTGGTGGAGAAAATCAGGTAAATAGAGTACAGTATAGTACATAGCATGAGCACGTCCTCCTCTGCTCTCAGGAAAGAGAGTGGCAAGATGGTTTCTTAGGCAGAGATCTAAAGGACACAAGTAGCCaagcaaggcagagggagaagggtTCCGTGGGGAGAAGCTGCTGCCTTAGAACACTAAGTGGGAAGGCTGGGCTGGGCGTGGGACTCATCCCTGAAACCTCTGCacttcagaggtggaggcagggggacagCTTTGGCTTCCTAGCttatttgaggtcagcctgggtctcatgagactgtctcaaaaaaaaaaaaaaaaaaaaaaaaaaaaaaaaaaaagaggaagaagaaggtaggaggaggagaggatgaagaagaggagggggaggaagaagaagaggagaagaaggaggaagaagaagaggagggggaggaagaagaggagggggaggaagaagaagaggaggaggaggaggaagaagaaggctaAAGAAGCTAAAATACTCGGTTTGGCTAAATTGttggatttaaaaatatacagggaGAGGTAAACTTGATGAAGGTCAGATTGTGAAATGCTTTGAAGCCTGTATTAGGTTTCAGTGTGACAGCTAGTAAAAGATCATGACTTAAGAGATAAATTTATTTCCTCATACCAAAGAAGCTGAAAATCTCGGGCTCCTTGGGGAAGGTCCATAGTAACTGAGCACCAGGCTGCTTTGGGGTGGTTTTCCTTAGCCATCCAGGGCACGGATGTCCATTCCTGCCCGTGCCTTGTGTTTAGGATGGCTGGCAAGGCATCAGCCAGCGTGACTTTGAAAAAGGCAGAAAACGAGATGAAGTGGAGAATGGGCAAAAAGGGCACAGCCTGGGGTCTGTTCTCACCTGGAAGGAAGCTGTAAGAAATGGTGCCCACTTATATTTCATTGCCCAGAATTTTATAACAGAAAATGTAGCATTTTAGACATTTTATAGACACTGACACAGCATTTTCTAAAAGAGTAAATTTTAGCTTTTGGAAAGACAATATAACCCTTTCAAATCACTGAATTTGATGCCACTGCATCGGATAACAGCGCCACTAACATCTCTGAGAAGCACCGAGTCTAGCGGATGCTGGGACATCCCTTTTTATCCGGCACTCTACTGTCTTGACTggtcagggttttgtttgtttgtttgtttgttttgtttccctaagGAGAAAGAGGATAGTAGTCGTTTAGCAGTTTACGTGGTCGGAGGCCATGTTACAGGGTTTGGACTTTTCTGGACATAATGAAAGATTACAAATGGTTGTGTTAACCCCAGAGGTGCAAGGAGAAAGACCACCAATCCAAATCATCAcgaccaaattaattaaagcaagctttttatTCGTGTACCCAGGCTGTCTCCCTAAAGGCAGGCTTCAAGAGATCAACCTTGGAAATGGGGAAGATACGgtttttatagctcaggggtagagtcATTTCCAAATGGGGTATTTGGCAAAATAGGGTTACAGAAGCAGAACAAGGCGGTCTTAACGAGGCGGTCTTAACAAGGCGGTCATGTCAACAGGTAGTCCGTACAACCTTCAGAAACCAAGGTAGGGTTCCAAAACGGTCATAACTTTTTGAAACAAGCATGGCTGCTGTTCCCTGGGCCACACAGAACCATTTATAGTGAAGGTTACAGGGGGTGCGCAGCAGGTTTAATCCTTGAGACTGCAGATTTAATCACAAACAGGAATGAGTGAGCCTAGTTGGTCTTCACTGTCAGATGATCTTCAggcctaagatggaggcaggcaggctgcttCATCGGTTGGACTTGCTTGTTTAAAAGGTAATTCTGACTGCAGTTTAGAGAATATACTGGAGAAGGCAGGCTCTAGATGAACAAAGAATACAGTAACATATAGAAGTCATAACAGGTCCAGTAGGCTGAAGTGATCTTCCTACTCAGGTTCAAGCAGGGTATAAACAAATTGGCATTACTTCGTCCCATAAGTAGTGCGTGTTGGTATTTAACAAGTGTGAAACACAAATACAGTATCCAAAGAGTTGCTTCTGTCACCGAGCTCAGTGTCGTGGAGCCCAAATGTAAATTTGCAGCTATGACTAGTGCTGCAAAACAGCCAGCCTATTCAGAGAGGTCACGgggagtctcccttgaggaagtGACATCGGAGCTGAGACCAGAATAACAAGTAGGAAGAAGCTAGGGGAAGAGAGAATGGCTAGAAGGCCCCTTGAGGCTGATTACAGGGATCAAGTACCCAGAGACCAGAAGATTGCATTTATCAAAATAGGAGATAAGAGTTGGGGCAGAGTGGCAGGATGTAGGAAGGTGGAGGGTTTAGAAGACTTCAGAGACAAACGTGGATGCCTTTTTATTGGGTGAGTTTGGAAGGAAGGGAACTAAGGTACAGTATTGTTTCTACCTCATGCCACAGGGTGATTGTCGGGTGTGGGTTGAAATTGTAATAAACTTATTTAGATGTATTGAGTTTGAGTGTTTTTGATACATCGGAGACAACGTGGTAAGCTGGGACCTGGATCCCTAAGTGTGGAGTCTGGGTAAAAAGGATTAGACTGAGAAAGTAAACACACGTGCTTTAATGGATGCATGGGTGGGAAGTAAAGCCATGGTAAGAGGGAATTCACCCAGGGAACGCTGAATGAAAGACATTTTAGGGCCCAGCATTAAGGATTTCTAGttcatttttttcacattaaaaagttattagactcccccctccccctcccatatCCAACACTACCTGCAGGATGAGTGACCTAAGCCTAAGCCAGCACTCCTCAGGCTGATTGACACTGCTTACAGCTTCAGGTTTTTCCCACCAGGAAGTCATTTTACAGTTCTACAGTTATCCTTACTATGTCTAAGGATACTGAGAAGTTTGTGGAAGGAAACACTTCTCCAAGGAAGCGAGAGTGCCCTTCAGCTCTCTGCGGTCTCTGTGAACGTGTAGCATAAAGACCTTCTGCCCAAAACTCTCTGGGTTCAAGCTGAGGTCATCGATGAAGTTGGGCCAGGGACCCAGCGTCATGTTAAAATTTCTTGTAATTTGATCCTGTTACAGATAACAGTCCTTGTCTTGTGCCCACCTCCCCTGAGCATAGTGAAGCTCTCCCCCATGTCTTGATGGGCTCAtcctgacagggtttctctttcctttggggTGAGTGATGAGAAGCTGTGCTTGCCTGGTTACCCTCAACATccaataaatcttttccttttctagctCACAATGCTAAGACTGTGGCGTTGAGGGCAGAAGCCTTCTTGGGGGAGGGATCTACAGTACTCTTGAGAACTGGAATTGTTTGTGAGCCTCTGGGAAATCTCCAGTTGGGCTAGCATGAGCCCCAGTTCTTTCTGGAAAAGACTAGGGTCTGTGGGACCACCAGACCATTTCCTGGTAGAGGCAATGATCTCTCCTCCTGCCAAGCCACAGGGGCCTGGCTAGCCTTCAGAGGCTCCATCCCGAGCTGACTGTTTCCTCAGACCACACAGTATCCATGGAGACAACATGCAGATTTAGAGCCAACTCCAAATGAAAGAGCCCAGCTTTCAGTCTTCCAGGCCACAGTGCAAGGCTTACAGGGTAGATGTCCTGATAGACTCTGAAGAGGGAAGAATTGCGCGATAGGGGAAACAGAAGGTCAGCAGAGTCCCTAAAAGCACTCATCCTCAGGTGTGCAGCGTCTTGCAAACAGCATGGTGATGAGAGGCCAGCAGGTCTGTGTGGCACCGAGTCTTATTTGTTCTGatatgactgactgactgactgactataTACCTGCAGTGTGCTGCCACTTGCACAGACAACAAAAATACCAAGTTGGCCAATAGTTCTTTCAGGAGCAGACATGCTGCAGATTATGAAAAGTAATGAAGGCCATGGTACACATGCATGGATGACTGCGGCCTGCTACAGGAGAGAACAGCATAAGCTGGAATAATCATGATGGCACTTACTCTGTAAAAATGTATTTGGAGTCTGGTAATGTAGCCATTGTTCCTGGTTCTGTCACTCACTGTGAGCTTAAATTATCTGTTTCCACACTTTAGTTTTAGTttgggcctttaaaaaaaaaaaaaaaaaaaaacaactccagggctggtgagatggctcagtggttaagagcaccgactgctcttcctaaggtcccaagttcaaatcccagcaaccacaaggtggctcacaaccatccgtaacgaaatctgatgctctcttctggagtgtctgaagacagctacagtgtgcttacatataataaataaataaatcttaaaaaaaacaaaataaataagtaaataaatcaattaattaaaaaaaaaaacttcattccATGAGCATGGCCGTACTTAACTGATAGGGTTGTTTGAAGAGGTGTGGTTCTTAATCTTCACATATAATTTATTACACTAGTGATGACTCTGAAAGTCcgttttttaaatattcatgttcaaagatggttttttattttatttatttattatatgtaagtccactgtagctgtcctcagatactccagaagacggcatcagatttcgttacagatggttgtgagccaccatgtggttgctggcatttgaactcaggacctttggaagagcagttggtgttcttaaccgctgagccatctcaccagccctgaaagtcgtttttaaaaattccttttatttgtatatgtatgtccaTAGGGCCCTAAGGGTGTAAGAGATCCTAGAACTGGAGCGGTAGGCAATTGTGGGGCACccagcgtgggtgctgggaacagtactcaagtcctctgtaagagcttCAAGTGCTtccaaccactgaaccatctctccagccctctgaaaaTAGgtttttacagatgaggaaagaaaCTCTCAGGTTGCTCATACTTGTACATATTAAAGGCCAGTGTGGAGACCCGAATCCTTACCTGACATCTAATCTCTCCCTTATTCCTGTATGTCTAATATAATCAGGAACACTGGATGCGGGAGAATGAAGTAATCTTTTcaacaattttattcttttaaaattatgtgtctgtgtgtaggttcATGCAAATGGGTACAAGCGCCCTCACAGGATAGAGGCTTTgggctctcctggagctggagttataggtggttgtgaggcatccagtgtgagttctgggaaccaaactcgggtaCTTAGATGAGCAGTAAGTGCGCTtagccactgtgccatctctgcaACCACTAAAGTCATCTTTTTAACAATTCATTTCCTGTTAGAATCTTTCTTGGTAGACCATGCTAATTACAAAGTTTGGGCTCTTCCTAGAAAGACAGTTGTGCTTTATCAAGAGCCTGTCCACAAACTCATTCATGAATGTGTTTCCTGGAGGGTAAGTGGGAAAGCCAAATCAGCTTAATATGGAAAGAGCTACAGCTCaataataaagttttttaaagaagatacatAGCAGAATGTTCATAAGAAACAATAAGTGAATGGATAATGAACATTAACAGTGCTCAACACCAttattaaagaaatgcaaattagcCCTACAGTGATATCCTATGCATCACTGCATCCCAAACCTAACAACACCAGATTTTAACCAGGGTGCAGTACAACCAGAGCTCTTGTTGATGTTTGAGGTTTTAATTTGTccgtttgttttgagatagagtcttactaCAGTGTTGGCTGTTCCAGAACCCACTATGTAGaacgggctggcctcaaactctcctgtttttaatagaaaaataaaatgacagactTTGGAGAAAGGTCTGAGACTTGCTTGCACCTCCCCTTCGCCGCAGTCATCCTACTCCTAAATATTCTCCCAAGGGACACGCTAAACCTAGGTGTGCAAAGCACTTGTACAGACTGTCATCAGCCTTGCCTACGATAACCAAAGCTACCAAGCACTCCTTTGCCCATGGAGTGTCTCCAATGGAGAAACTGGCTTACCCACACAATGTTAGCACTGCACAGCAGTAAATAACCTTATACACATGAGAACACGAGGCCAATCAGCACGGTTTCCCTAGAGACGAGCAAAGGATGTAGAGCCGACTCCCATGAAGCTATGGTTTCTGTCTCTAAACCACAATGTGGTTTCAAAATCATTCCTTTcaggaaagaacacacaaaaCCTCATACCATGCTGTCATTTACATTTAGTCCTAGAACAGATTAATCTATTACAAGAACACTGGTTGCCTCTACATTGTGTTCTGGAGATAGCTGTTGACAGGAAAAAGGCATTAGACCATTTTCTGGGACCTTAGGTGGGACTTTAAGTTTGGGGCTTCCCTCCCAATACACATTGCTATGTCGAGTATGAACCCAAGGTCTCATGCCTACTAGGCACTCTGCCATGAGTTAtttacatccccagccccagttCTTAGGAACATTCTATATCTCCGTAAGATTTGAAGTTacaatattatattaattaaaaccCAGGTAATTTTGTGAGAAATTTTTGAACAAAACTAAATTCTGACAATGCACAATACCCATGTGTGAAATTTACTCCGTGATGGAATCAAAGTTATAATAGATGAGTGGGCTTGTTGGTGGGTACCCATAGCAACATGTTAATGGTGGAATTAATTTACATGGTTGAAGACACATGTTTAATAGCTGCTCATTCTTTCAATTTTGCCATAcactcttattttattatattcttttattaagaCAACAGGGAGGGGGTAGGACAACTCTGCCCTCACCGTTGCAGGCTAGGTTTTGAGCCAAGTAAATAGAGTCACTAGACGGTTCTAGCTCACGCCTGTAATAGCAGCACTTGGTACCGGGATGGCCACACTGCATATCGAGCACTTCTTAGCTGGTGAAAGCACCTCGAGGTGGCGCGGGCCCTCAAGCCAGCTCTCTTCCCCCGCTACACGCCCACAACCCTTCACTCCAGGTCGGCAAAATTCACGATCTGTAGACGGTCCTCCGTGTCCCTCCGGTAACCTCGGAGTGGTTTCCGGGACGGCGCCGGAAGTCCTCTCTCACCCGCGCTTCCTATTGGATGACCGCCTTTGGTGGGCGCGGGCGATGCTGGGAGGCGGAAGCGGCCGCAGGTATGGCGGCTGCCATGCCGCTCGGTTTGCCGTTGCTGGTGCTGTTGCTGGTGGGACGGGGCTGCTGTGGCCTCGCGGAGGGCCCACGCGACAGCCTGCGAGAGGAGCTCGTTATCACTCCACTGCCTTCCGGCGACGTGGCCGCCACATTCCAGTTCCGCACGCGTTGGGATTCGGATCTGCAGCGGGAAGGCGGTGAGTTCAGGACCCCAGGAAAATGTCTGCAGCACCTTGCTCAGTTCCTAAAGAGAGCTACTCAGGGGTGGGGCCTGGGTCGCCGCTCACCTGCCTTGCTTTCTTCAGTGTCCCATTACAGGCTCTTCCCTAAAGCCCTGGGACAGCTGATCTCCAAGTACTCCCTGCGGGAGCTCCACCTGTCGTTCACGCAAGGCTTTTGGAGGACGCGATACTGGGGGCCACCCTTCCTGCAGGCTCCGTCAGGTGCAGAGCTCTGGGTCTGGTTCCAAGACACTGTCACCGAGTGAGTTCCTAACTTGACACCTGTCACAGGCCCTGGAGGGGGTGTGGCAGGCAAAGTGTTGTCATCTTGTCATTGGCCTTGGGATCAGCTACTCCAGTAGGTAGCGGTCACACCAAGTTAAAACTGATTTTGGAAGTAAGGATTAATATTACAGGGCTGGAGCGATgccagtcagtaaaatgcttgctattCAAGCTTGACGACCTGAGTTTCATTTTCCAGAACCTACATTAAAAGTCGGGTTGCTGCTGCCGGCTTCTAGGCCCATaactgaggaggtggagacaggaggaacagGATTGCTGGAAGCCAGTGTGCCTGAATCAATGACCTCCAAGATCAGTGACAGAagtaccccccccacacacacacacacacaaaacaaagtacAGAGGGAATAAAAGAGACATAGGTTGTTGACTTCTGGCCCTCACAGCTATTTGCATcagtatgcatgcacataccacatGAAGAAATTGAAATTACATTATTATTGAGTGAACATCGTCTCCTGAAAACTTCCAAGTCTGAGGTACTACATGCATTTCTCGAGGCAAATAGTAGGTGGTTGGTTCCTATTATTGGGATATAAAGTCACAGATAATTGGCAGACTAGGTGCGTGTTTTTTTAAGACAttcatttgtattaaaaaaaaaaaaaccaatacccATGCCTAACAAAACATTTGTGGGATAGCAGTGGGCTACAGGATGGTCTTTGTGAAATAAAACAAGAGTTTCACTTTAAAGCAGAATCAAGTTTCTAGCTGTTGTCTGTGAACTACAGAAAATCACCCCGTAGCTGCTGTGACCTTCCTAGAGTAGAATTTTTCCGTGCGGAGATTGCAAACTTATCTCAGCATAGGCCACAAAATACCGATGACAGAGGGAGTTAAAGCATTGGTGAAACCCTGGAGTGAGAATTTAAGGGTGTCTCGTTTGCCTCTTAACTACCCTGCAAGGATCTGTAGTGCAGACATTACCAGGTTTAGAGCCCTGATAGGGAGGGTTAGGGTTTGTGGCAGACCTAAAAGTCTGTGTGACGATCTGAAATAGTCACCACTCAGTTCCTATGGATTGTAACCGTATGGCAGTTCAGACTGTCACTTCAAGAGAGATCAGACTTTTGCATGAGAAATGACATGTAAATATCAACAAGTAGTTTTAAAGTTTTTGGAAAGCTGTGTAGGTTGGCATTGCACAGCAGATGTAGCGGGTGCTTCGGGCGATGTGCTGCTGGCACCTAGCCATCACCTAAAAGGGGCTTAAGTGGGGTCTTGGACTCTCAGAAGCACAACACTACAGACCGTGCTTGAGGTGAGCAAAAAGGCTCCTTGGGTTAAGACCAGATAAGACCTCCCTGGATAAGACCAGAGCAGGACTTTGAAGGCGACAGAACCATGAGCAGAGTGTTCCCAGGCAAGATGGACACTTGAACAAAGACCTGCAGGGCTGCTGAGATGCCCAGAGAAGGCGAGGCAGGAGCATCCCTGAGCATCATCTGGCTTGTCTCATGGTTGAGATGCAGCTTCATTCTACCATAGACTTGGCAGTCAGCTGTGGCTATATTAAGGAGGCCACACAGGACTTGGGGTTTCAAGGCTGTAACCACAGGCCAGTGAGTAGGTTTGTCTCTGTCTAGTGTGGATAAGTCTTGGAAGGAGCTCAGCAATGTCCTCTCGGGGATCTTCTGTGCATCCCTCAACTTCATCGACTCCACCAATACCGTCACTCCCACCGCCTCCTTCAAACCTCTGGGGCTGGCCAATGGTGAGATAGCCCtgggcctttcctccttgtaCCCTCCACGTTCGCATCCTTCCC
It encodes the following:
- the Dbndd2 gene encoding dysbindin domain-containing protein 2, whose translation is MDPNPRAALERQQLRLRERQKFFEDILQPETEFVFPLSHLHLESQRPPIGSISSMEVNVDTLEQVEFIDLADQDGADVFLPCEESPPAPQMSGVDDHPEELSLLVPTSDRTTSRTSSLSSDSSNLRSPNPSDGGGDTPLAQSDEEDGDDGGAEPGPCS